Proteins encoded together in one Cicer arietinum cultivar CDC Frontier isolate Library 1 chromosome 4, Cicar.CDCFrontier_v2.0, whole genome shotgun sequence window:
- the LOC101491237 gene encoding uncharacterized protein: MKSVVRSNISPLISKHDVNRSESVLSVDTLGNVDAPTCKCGKKCVLYISKTSKNLNIPFFRCPYFKQNRPHCNFFMPKDKFIESQITMVELLEAKINQMERDVEVMKIEIENDMETKINRLERDMEVKISQFEREIELMKIQMIEMQVKMEEATNWKRYVRMVGVVIVVWLYPFVFGSKKRLFK; the protein is encoded by the exons ATGAAAAGTGTTGTTAGGTCTAACATTTCACCATTAATTTCTAAGCATGATGTGAATCGGAGTGAAAGTGTTCTAAGTGTTGATACACTTGGAAATGTTGATGCTCCTACGTGCAAATGTGGGAAAAAGTGTGTCCTATATATCTCAAAGACATCTAAGAATCTTAACATACCTTTCTTTAGATGCCCCTATTTTAAG CAAAATAGGCCACATTGTAATTTTTTCATGCCGAAAGATAAATTTATTGAGTCACAAATTACAATGGTTGAGTTGCTTGAAGccaaaattaatcaaatggAGAGAGATGTAGAAGTTATGAAAATTGAGATAGAGAATGATATGGAAACCAAAATTAATCGATTGGAGAGAGATATGGAAGTCAAAATTAGTCAATTTGAGAGAGAGATAGAACTTATGAAAATTCAAATGATTGAAATGCAAGTGAAGATGGAAGAAGCAACAAATTGGAAACGATATGTAAGGATGGTAGGGGTTGTGATTGTGGTTTGGTTATATCCTTTTGTATTTGGAAGTAAGAAAAGATTGTTTAAGTAA